One segment of Engraulis encrasicolus isolate BLACKSEA-1 chromosome 7, IST_EnEncr_1.0, whole genome shotgun sequence DNA contains the following:
- the atp1b2b gene encoding sodium/potassium-transporting ATPase subunit beta-2b: MAKDEHKGGWKESIWNSRTGEFFGRTASSWGLIIIFYVAFYIFLAGVFGITMYALLSTLDDHKPKYQDRLGVPGMMIRPRASLNPGILEIDYMMEDTETWDVHVQALNQFLSEYNDTVQMKKNYECVPDKYYFQSDSGSLKNYPKRSCQFKRSLLGDCSGIEDKSYGYGDGQPCVIIKFNKVIGLLPGGKEGQTPFVTCGPKRFKSQEETFEDDGMLGMLQYFPPNGTMNLMYYPYYGKKAQENYSQPLVAVKFLNITVNTDFDVECRINAVGVIQPEELRDKFGGKVSFKLRINTRD, from the exons atggCAAAGGAtgagcacaagggaggatggaaggagagtaTCTGGAACTCAAGAACCGGGGAGTTTTTTGGCCGGACGGCGAGCAGTTGGG gtctcatcatcatcttctacgTGGCCTTCTACATCTTCCTGGCAGGGGTGTTTGGCATCACCATGTACGCCCTGCTTTCAACCCTGGACGACCACAAGCCAAAGTACCAAGACAGACTGGGCGTCCCAG GCATGATGATCAGACCCAGGGCTAGTCTGAATCCTGGGATCCTGGAGATTGACTACATGATGGAGGACACAGAGACCTGGGACGTGCACGTGCAGGCCCTCAACCAGTTCCTCTCAG aATACAACGACACGGTGCAAATGAAGAAGAACTACGAGTGTGTGCCTGACAAGTACTACTTCCAGTCGGACAGCGGAAGTCTGAAGAACTACCCCAAACGCTCCTGCCAATTCAAGCGCTCTCTTCTGGGGGACTGCTCCGGCATAGAGGACAAGTCCTATGGCTATGGGGATGGCCAGCCCTGCGTCATCATCAAGTTCAATAAG GTGATTGGACTGCTGCCAGGTGGAAAGGAAGGCCAGACTCCGTTTGTCACCTGTGGGCCCAAG CGATTCAAGAGCCAAGAAGAAACG TTTGAGGACGATGGGATGCTGGGCATGCTGCAGTACTTCCCTCCCAATGGCACCATGAACCTCATGTACTACCCCTACTACGGCAAGAAGGCACAG GAAAACTACTCCCAGCCACTGGTGGCCGTCAAGTTCCTCAACATCACCGTCAACACCGACTTCGACGTGGAGTGTCGGATCAACGCGGTCGGCGTCATTCAGCCGGAGGAGCTGCGGGACAAGTTCGGCGGAAAAGTCTCGTTCAAGCTAAGGATCAACACCAGAGattaa